A window of the Lactuca sativa cultivar Salinas chromosome 7, Lsat_Salinas_v11, whole genome shotgun sequence genome harbors these coding sequences:
- the LOC111881391 gene encoding vesicle-associated protein 1-1, translating into MSTGELLSIEPQELQFPFELKKQITCSMQLRNKTDSYVAFKVKTTNPKKYCVRPNTGIVLPHSTCDVIVTMQAQKEAPPDMQCKDKFLLQSAVASPGTAPKDITPELFNKESGNQVEECKLKVNYVAPPQPPSPVREGSEEGSSPRGSISDNGTVNNTLESNSAPRSFAESHEKSSEAKSLISKLTEEKNSAIQQTNKLHKELELLRREGKKSNVGGIPLIYVVIIGLIGLIVGYLIK; encoded by the exons ATGAGTACGGGAGAGCTTCTCAGCATCGAACCTCAAGAGCTTCAATTTCCTT TCGAATTGAAGAAGCAGATCACATGTTCCATGCAACTAAGGAATAAAACGGATAGTTATGTGGCTTTCAAG GTGAAAACGACGAATCCGAAGAAGTACTGTGTCCGGCCTAACACTGGAATTGTGTTACCTCACTCTACTTGCGATGTTATAG TTACAATGCAAGCTCAAAAGGAGGCTCCTCCAGACATGCAATGCAAGGATAAGTTTTTGCTTCAAAGTGCAGTTGCAAGTCCTGGAACTGCACCAAAAGATATCACTCCAGAACTG TTTAATAAAGAATCAGGAAATCAAGTGGAGGAATGCAAGTTAAAAGTTAATTATGTTGCTCCACCACAACCACCTTCTCCAGTAAGAGAAGGATCTGAAGAGGGTTCTTCTCCAAGGGGTTCAATTTCTGATAATGGAACAGTAAATAATACTTTAGAATCCAATTCT GCTCCAAGATCATTTGCTGAATCTCACGAAAAGTCATCAGAG GCTAAGTCCCTTATATCTAAGTTGACTGAAGAGAAGAATTCTGCTATTCAACAAACTAACAAGCTTCACAAGGAACTG GAATTGTTGAGACGTGAAGGCAAGAAAAGCAATGTTGGTGGTATCCCTTTGATATATGTTGTGATCATTGGTTTGATTGGGTTGATTGTGGGATATTTGATCAAGTAA
- the LOC111881392 gene encoding pentatricopeptide repeat-containing protein At1g80550, mitochondrial, which translates to MKPLIPSHLSSLVSKIRPSFLLQFHTSIPKNPTPISFPDHQTPRRSNTDQNLSVREEHIVNRTAILETLTCYSNDWKRAMEFFNWVESEYGFKHTTETYNHMIDILGKFFEYDLAWQLIDKMPERDHTTFRVMFKRYVSAHLVQEAISTYDKLGEFNLKDETSFLNLIDALCEYKHVIEAEELCLGKDKNFKEKIASFEMGTKVYNMILRGWYKMGWWSKCREFWGQMDEDGISKNLFSYSIYMDIQCKSGKPWKAVKLYKEMKKKGIKLDVVAYNTVIRAIGVSEGVDVAVHLGREMLELGCEPNVVTYNTIVKLLCENGRVKEAYKVLDKMSKRGCAPNVITYHCIFRCLEKPNEILAMLDRMIESGVCPTMDTYVLLIKKFGRWGFLRPVFIVWEKMENHGLSPNEFAYNALIDALVEKGMIDMARKYDEEMLAKGLSAKLRPELVNGESEDG; encoded by the coding sequence ATGAAGCCGTTGATTCCCAGCCATCTCTCCTCCCTCGTTTCCAAGATCCGACCCTCATTTTTACTCCAATTTCACACTTCCATACCCAAAAATCCTACACCCATCTCGTTCCCCGATCATCAAACCCCAAGAAGATCAAACACAGATCAAAATCTTTCGGTACGAGAAGAACACATAGTCAACCGAACCGCTATCCTCGAAACTCTAACATGTTACAGCAACGATTGGAAACGCGCTATGGAGTTCTTCAATTGGGTTGAATCGGAATACGGGTTCAAACACACAACAGAAACGTATAATCACATGATTGATATATTGGGTAAGTTTTTCGAATATGATCTTGCATGGCAACTGATCGATAAAATGCCTGAGAGAGACCATACTACATTTCGTGTAATGTTTAAGCGTTATGTTTCCGCACACCTTGTTCAAGAAGCAATCAGTACATATGATAAGTTAGGAGAATTTAATTTAAAAGATGAGACGTCGTTCTTGAATCTTATAGATGCATTGTGTGAGTATAAACATGTAATCGAAGCAGAAGAGTTATGTTTAGGTAAAGATAAGAACTTTAAAGAAAAGATTGCGTCTTTTGAGATGGGTACTAAAGTGTATAACATGATTCTTCGTGGGTGGTATAAAATGGGGTGGTGGTCTAAATGTAGAGAGTTTTGGGGACAGATGGATGAAGATGGAATTAGTAAAAATTTGTTTTCTTATTCAATTTACATGGACATTCAATGCAAGAGTGGGAAGCCATGGAAGGCTGTGAAGCTGTATAaagagatgaagaagaaagggaTTAAATTGGATGTGGTGGCATACAACACTGTTATCCGTGCAATCGGTGTTTCAGAGGGTGTTGATGTGGCTGTTCATCTTGGTCGTGAGATGCTGGAGTTAGGCTGTGAACCAAATGTTGTAACTTACAATACAATCGTTAAACTTCTGTGTGAAAATGGGAGGGTTAAGGAGGCATATAAGGTGCTCGATAAAATGTCTAAGAGAGGATGTGCACCCAATGTGATCACTTATCATTGCATTTTCAGGTGTTTGGAGAAGCCGAATGAGATTCTTGCAATGCTTGATAGGATGATTGAGAGTGGTGTATGTCCAACAATGGACACATACGTATTGCTTATAAAGAAATTTGGGAGATGGGGTTTTTTGAGACCGGTTTTTATAGTTTGGGAGAAGATGGAAAATCATGGTTTGAGTCCAAATGAATTTGCTTATAATGCTTTGATTGATGCTTTGGTGGAAAAAGGTATGATTGATATGGCAAGAAAGTATGATGAAGAGATGTTGGCAAAAGGACTCTCAGCTAAATTGAGACCCGAGTTAGTGAATGGAGAAAGTGAGGATGGATGA